One stretch of Amycolatopsis tolypomycina DNA includes these proteins:
- a CDS encoding amidase, translating to MNDRMLTASELVAAYATGELSPVEATENALQAIDARDGECNAFCLVDADRALEQAKASEVRWRDGNPIGWLDGVPSSIKDMFLTQGWPTVRGSRSISPDQPWDVDSPVAARMREAGLVLLGKTTTPEIGWKGVTDSPLCGVTRNPADPAKTAGGSSGGSAAAVAAGMGELSVGTDGGGSVRIPASFCGIVGLKPTHGRIPLYPASPFGPLSHAGPMARSVDDTALLLDVLSLPDHRDPAALAPPTGSFREAVRRDVRGLIAAFSPTLGYVDVDPEVAAIVAEAVRALGDAGLHVEETDPGFADPKPAFDVLWSSGAAKLLDTFPPGSEQRTDPGLRKVWELGRTWTAGDYLDATAERAALGILMGEFHTRYDVLITPTIPIAAFEAGHDVPPGSGLSEWPEWTPFTYPFNLTQQPAISVPAGRTAAGLPVGLQIVGPRHSDDLVLAVAKLLEEVRPWAPA from the coding sequence ATGAACGACAGGATGCTGACCGCCAGCGAGCTCGTCGCCGCCTACGCGACCGGTGAGCTTTCGCCGGTCGAGGCGACGGAGAACGCGCTGCAGGCCATCGACGCCCGGGACGGCGAGTGCAACGCCTTCTGCCTCGTCGACGCCGACCGCGCGCTGGAGCAGGCCAAGGCGTCGGAGGTCCGCTGGCGCGACGGCAACCCGATCGGGTGGCTCGACGGCGTGCCGTCGTCGATCAAGGACATGTTCCTCACCCAGGGCTGGCCGACCGTGCGGGGCTCGCGGAGCATCAGCCCGGACCAGCCGTGGGACGTCGACAGCCCGGTCGCCGCGCGGATGCGCGAGGCGGGCCTGGTGCTGCTGGGCAAGACGACCACGCCCGAGATCGGCTGGAAGGGCGTCACCGACAGCCCGCTGTGCGGCGTCACGCGCAACCCGGCCGACCCGGCGAAGACGGCGGGTGGGTCGAGCGGCGGCAGCGCCGCGGCCGTCGCGGCCGGGATGGGCGAGCTGTCGGTCGGCACCGACGGCGGCGGCTCGGTGCGGATCCCGGCGTCGTTCTGCGGCATCGTCGGGCTGAAACCGACCCACGGCCGGATCCCGCTCTACCCGGCGAGCCCGTTCGGCCCGCTCTCGCACGCCGGCCCGATGGCGCGGTCGGTGGACGACACGGCGTTGCTGCTGGACGTGCTTTCGCTGCCCGACCACCGGGACCCGGCCGCGCTGGCGCCGCCGACGGGGTCGTTCCGCGAGGCCGTCCGGCGGGACGTGCGCGGCCTGATCGCCGCGTTCTCGCCGACGCTCGGCTACGTCGACGTCGACCCCGAGGTGGCCGCGATCGTCGCCGAGGCGGTCCGCGCCCTGGGCGACGCCGGCCTGCACGTCGAGGAGACCGACCCCGGGTTCGCCGACCCGAAACCGGCGTTCGACGTCCTGTGGTCATCGGGTGCGGCGAAGCTGCTGGACACGTTCCCGCCGGGGTCCGAGCAGCGGACCGACCCCGGCCTGCGCAAGGTCTGGGAGCTCGGCCGGACGTGGACGGCGGGCGACTACCTCGACGCGACGGCCGAGCGGGCCGCGCTGGGCATCCTGATGGGCGAGTTCCACACGCGCTACGACGTGCTGATCACGCCGACCATCCCGATCGCGGCGTTCGAGGCGGGCCACGACGTGCCGCCGGGCAGTGGGCTGAGCGAGTGGCCGGAGTGGACGCCGTTCACGTACCCGTTCAACCTGACCCAGCAGCCGGCGATCAGCGTGCCGGCCGGGCGCACGGCGGCGGGGCTGCCGGTCGGCCTGCAGATCGTCGGGCCGCGGCACTCCGACGACCTCGTGCTGGCCGTCGCGAAGCTGCTGGAGGAAGTACGGCCCTGGGCGCCCGCCTGA